The following are encoded together in the Euwallacea fornicatus isolate EFF26 chromosome 11, ASM4011564v1, whole genome shotgun sequence genome:
- the Pcif1 gene encoding mRNA (2'-O-methyladenosine-N(6)-)-methyltransferase, protein MNEETEVKATEERPVWPPVDGNATPVSSPHPHMPMPTTPQGPPANQGFEYELPFELVQQGWKKFWSKRENRPYFWNKLTGESLWEMPSLAKPQFDPITDPLGISVLPQLPVPQPIHTPVPLGKRRASEDIQGPQAKKFILAGPWDLEIPTNVIILERPLCIFMHSHPEIEAYRCAWLSKLRQCYQELCHSRESIDAPKDSFNRWLMERKVIDTGYDPLLPSNCYPEISLSMYREIMNDIPIKLVRPKFTGDARKQLSRWAEAAKKIMESRNAEAESRKVVKWNVDETFQWLRKTVGATYDDFQDRLAHLKQQCQPHLTETVRASVEGICLKLYNLSCEYAKKVREKSNNSLKEHGMELPPHPFAMQTVRKVWCYPMQFAIGCPRLPVVEYLPDRDQAVLRFQGDSLAINSLYLQKLEQLYRHSCFDDRKFELFIPRVWVMLKRYATFLGVNPSPNNANLDFRDTQQSLPVTVFECLNRAFGVTFECFSSPLNCYFRQYCSAFGDCDSYFGSRGPFLQLKAVSGSFEANPPYCEELMEASVNHMERLLNDSPEPLSFVVLVPDYREPTPAALVRLESSQFKRKQVTIPAYEHEFRHGFQHVLNRTELNVRSNHGTVIVWLQNAAGHHKWEPTEERVQALLEAFRPGRERERDRQELLSPTRQGSTSEKPQEVITST, encoded by the exons ATGAACGAGGAAACAGAGGTAAAAGCTACGGAGGAGCGCCCTGTCTGGCCCCCGGTTGATGGGAATGCAACTCCAGTTAGTTCTCCACATCCACATATGCCAATGCCCACGACGCCACAGGGTCCTCCAGCAAATCAGGGATTCGAGTATGAGCTGCCTTTCGAACTTGTTCAGCAGGGCTGGAAGAAGTTTTGGTCAAAAAGAGAAAACAGACCCTATTTCTGGAATAAGTTGACTGGTGAAAGTTTGTGGGAGATGCCTTCCTTGGCTAAGCCACAGTTCGATCCTATCACTGATCCATTGGGCATATCTGTGCTCCCTCAACTGCCAGTTCCACAACCTATACACACGCCTGTGCCTTTAG GCAAGAGGCGAGCTTCAGAAGACATTCAAGGCCCGCAAGCGAAGAAGTTCATCCTGGCCGGACCTTGGGATTTAGAAATTCCCACAAATGTGATAATTCTCGAACGACCACTGTGTATATTCATGCATTCTCACCCTGAAATAGAGGCTTATAG GTGTGCTTGGCTCTCGAAGCTCAGGCAGTGCTATCAAGAGTTGTGTCATTCTAGGGAATCAATCGATGCCCCAAAAGATTCCTTCAACAGGTGGCTGATGGAGAGAAAAGTCATTGATACAG GGTACGATCCACTGCTGCCAAGTAATTGTTATCCGGAAATATCCTTATCTATGTACAGGGAAATTATGAATGACATTCCCATTAAGCTGGTTAGGCCCAAGTTTACTGGAGACGCGAGGAAACAGCTTTCCAG GTGGGCCGAAGCagctaaaaaaatcatggaatCGCGGAATGCTGAGGCAGAGAGCCGCAAAGTAGTAAAATGGAATGTTGATGAAACGTTTCAATGGCTGAGGAAAACGGTGGGAGCCACTTACGACGATTTTCag GACCGATTAGCGCATTTGAAACAACAGTGTCAGCCACATTTGACGGAAACAGTGAGAGCTTCAGTTGAaggaatttgtttaaaattgtacaatttgtcCTGTGAATATGCTAAAAAAGTTAGAGAAAAATCGAACAACTCCCTCAAGGAGCATGGTATGGAGCTGCCACCACATCCTTTTGCTATGCAGACTGTGCGAAAA GTATGGTGTTATCCAATGCAGTTTGCCATTGGCTGTCCTCGACTGCCTGTTGTCGAATATTTGCCAGATCGGGACCAAGCAGTGCTGAGATTTCAAGGAGACTCATTGGCTATTAACAGCTTATATCTCCAAAAATTG GAACAGTTATACCGGCATAGTTGTTTCGACGATCGCAAATTCGAATTATTCATCCCCCGGGTATGGGTGATGCTCAAACGTTACGCCACCTTTTTGGGGGTAAATCCTTCACCGAACAATGCCAACTTGGATTTTAGAGACACACAGCAGTCGTTGCCGGTGACGGTTTTCGAGTGTTTGAACAGGGCTTTTGGGGTAACATTTGAGTGTTTTTCCTCCCCGTTGAACTGCTATTTCCGACAGTATTGTTCCGCTTTTGGCGACTGCGATTCGTACTTTGGCAGCCGAGG tccctttttacaattaaaagCTGTTTCTGGGTCTTTTGAGGCCAACCCTCCTTACTGTGAAGAACTAATGGAGGCCTCGGTGAACCACATGGAACGACTCTTAAACGACAGTCCTGAACCTTTGAGTTTTGTTGTGTTGGTACCCGATTATCGAGAGCCTACCCCTGCTGCCTTGGTCCGGCTTGAATCCAGCCAATTCAAACGCAAACAAGTGACGATTCCTGCATATGAACACGAGTTTCGGCATGGCTTTCAGCATGTCTTGAACAg aaCGGAACTGAATGTGCGGTCGAATCATGGCACTGTGATTGTTTGGCTTCAGAATGCTGCGGGACATCATAAATGGGAGCCCACAGAGGAACGTGTGCAAGCGTTGTTAGAAGCGTTTCGGCCAGGAAGGGAGCGAGAGAGAGACAGACAGGAGCTGCTGAGTCCTACCAGGCAAGGTAGTACTTCGGAGAAGCCGCAAGAAGTGATTACTTCTACATAG
- the LOC136342149 gene encoding proline-rich protein HaeIII subfamily 1-like isoform X1 — MSTAFARSNAPRPPPNPQQIQKLLDENGHLIQTIQEYQSKGKAQEVIQYQTQLHRNLVFLATIADNAQNVNALLPMIQAPGPAGPPPSGQPGPGGPPPPQPGQGPPPQQPPSQDQQHMNNYNHQQQPPPGGYRQPPGQQQPGRNGPPAPAPHPNYPQRAYQQGQYPSQYPPQGQGYPQGQYPPPSQAPIYPPNTQGNYGQPPPTTAYNSYQQPGYGNPPPSAAPPQGPPTAYAPPNAPPPQSQPPYGAPPNGPTPYGGAPPPQSYPPPPSQGGYPPPQQGYGPPPSQVSQQQGPPAPQGPPQGGPYGPPPEQTPPSQGPPPQGYVQSNTQSPPFSGPPTNNPSPPVNTAPPPASGPGPAPPPSSQPYPGQPPYNQTSQANPNAGYTPPPNQYPPYGPPTNANYPPQPSYPPQPQYPQQPQGYQYPRPPAGHPGAPPTGHPGQPGQAPPGPPPQGQYAYNYSPQSNPQ; from the exons ATGTCTACTGCATTTGCCAGGAGCAACGCTCCCAGACCGCCCCCCAATCCTCAACAAATCCAGAAACTTTTGGATGAGAATGGACACCTCATACAAACAATACAAGAGTACCAAAGCAAGGGCAAAGCCCAGGAAGTTATTCAGTATCAAACGCAGTTACATCGAAATTTAGTTTTCCTTGCTACGATTGCGGATAATGCCCAAAATGTCAACGCATTATTACCA atGATCCAAGCTCCTGGACCAGCTGGTCCTCCTCCAAGTGGACAACCTGGCCCTGGAGGTCCTCCACCTCCCCAGCCTGGTCAAGGGCCTCCGCCACAGCAACCTCCATCTCAAGATCAACAACACATGAACAATTACAACCATCAACAGCAGCCTCCCCCTGGAGGTTATAGGCAACCTCCAGGTCAGCAGCAGCCTGGAAGGAATGGTCCTCCCGCTCCTGCCCCGCACCCTAACTATCCTCAAAGGGCATACCAACAAGGCCAATATCCCTCGCAGTATCCGCCGCAAGGACAAGGATATCCTCAAGGGCAATATCCGCCTCCCAGTCAAGCTCCAATATATCCGCCAAACACCCAAGGCAACTATGGTCAACCCCCTCCAACAACAGCCTATAATAGCTATCAACAGCCAGGTTATGGCAACCCTCCTCCATCTGCAGCTCCTCCTCAAGGCCCCCCTACGGCATATGCCCCTCCTAATGCACCTCCTCCACAATCTCAACCTCCTTATGGTGCTCCTCCTAATGGTCCTACCCCATATGGAGGTGCACCCCCACCTCAAAGTTATCCTCCACCACCTTCGCAAGGCGGCTATCCACCACCGCAGCAAGGCTATGGGCCTCCACCTTCACAAGTTAGTCAGCAACAAGGGCCACCAGCTCCTCAAGGCCCTCCTCAAGGGGGGCCCTATGGGCCTCCACCTGAACAAACACCTCCAAGCCAAG GTCCTCCTCCGCAAGGTTATGTGCAAAGTAATACTCAATCTCCCCCATTTTCTGGCCCTCCCACAAATAATCCAAGCCCCCCAGTTAATACTGCTCCCCCTCCGGCATCAGGACCAGGACCTGCACCTCCACCATCATCGCAGCCCTACCCAGGACAGCCTCCTTATAACCAGACTTCACAGGCCAATCCAAACGCGGG ATATACTCCTCCACCCAACCAATACCCCCCATATGGGCCGCCAACCAACGCCAATTACCCCCCGCAACCGAGTTATCCGCCTCAACCCCAATACCCCCAACAACCACAAGGCTATCAATATCCAAGGCCTCCAGCAGGGCATCCAGGAGCTCCGCCTACAGGGCACCCTGGACAACCCGGCCAAGCGCCACCTGGACCTCCACCCCAAGGCCAGTATGCTTATAATTACTCACCACAATCTAACCCGCAGTAA
- the LOC136342149 gene encoding basic proline-rich protein-like isoform X2, translating into MIQAPGPAGPPPSGQPGPGGPPPPQPGQGPPPQQPPSQDQQHMNNYNHQQQPPPGGYRQPPGQQQPGRNGPPAPAPHPNYPQRAYQQGQYPSQYPPQGQGYPQGQYPPPSQAPIYPPNTQGNYGQPPPTTAYNSYQQPGYGNPPPSAAPPQGPPTAYAPPNAPPPQSQPPYGAPPNGPTPYGGAPPPQSYPPPPSQGGYPPPQQGYGPPPSQVSQQQGPPAPQGPPQGGPYGPPPEQTPPSQGPPPQGYVQSNTQSPPFSGPPTNNPSPPVNTAPPPASGPGPAPPPSSQPYPGQPPYNQTSQANPNAGYTPPPNQYPPYGPPTNANYPPQPSYPPQPQYPQQPQGYQYPRPPAGHPGAPPTGHPGQPGQAPPGPPPQGQYAYNYSPQSNPQ; encoded by the exons atGATCCAAGCTCCTGGACCAGCTGGTCCTCCTCCAAGTGGACAACCTGGCCCTGGAGGTCCTCCACCTCCCCAGCCTGGTCAAGGGCCTCCGCCACAGCAACCTCCATCTCAAGATCAACAACACATGAACAATTACAACCATCAACAGCAGCCTCCCCCTGGAGGTTATAGGCAACCTCCAGGTCAGCAGCAGCCTGGAAGGAATGGTCCTCCCGCTCCTGCCCCGCACCCTAACTATCCTCAAAGGGCATACCAACAAGGCCAATATCCCTCGCAGTATCCGCCGCAAGGACAAGGATATCCTCAAGGGCAATATCCGCCTCCCAGTCAAGCTCCAATATATCCGCCAAACACCCAAGGCAACTATGGTCAACCCCCTCCAACAACAGCCTATAATAGCTATCAACAGCCAGGTTATGGCAACCCTCCTCCATCTGCAGCTCCTCCTCAAGGCCCCCCTACGGCATATGCCCCTCCTAATGCACCTCCTCCACAATCTCAACCTCCTTATGGTGCTCCTCCTAATGGTCCTACCCCATATGGAGGTGCACCCCCACCTCAAAGTTATCCTCCACCACCTTCGCAAGGCGGCTATCCACCACCGCAGCAAGGCTATGGGCCTCCACCTTCACAAGTTAGTCAGCAACAAGGGCCACCAGCTCCTCAAGGCCCTCCTCAAGGGGGGCCCTATGGGCCTCCACCTGAACAAACACCTCCAAGCCAAG GTCCTCCTCCGCAAGGTTATGTGCAAAGTAATACTCAATCTCCCCCATTTTCTGGCCCTCCCACAAATAATCCAAGCCCCCCAGTTAATACTGCTCCCCCTCCGGCATCAGGACCAGGACCTGCACCTCCACCATCATCGCAGCCCTACCCAGGACAGCCTCCTTATAACCAGACTTCACAGGCCAATCCAAACGCGGG ATATACTCCTCCACCCAACCAATACCCCCCATATGGGCCGCCAACCAACGCCAATTACCCCCCGCAACCGAGTTATCCGCCTCAACCCCAATACCCCCAACAACCACAAGGCTATCAATATCCAAGGCCTCCAGCAGGGCATCCAGGAGCTCCGCCTACAGGGCACCCTGGACAACCCGGCCAAGCGCCACCTGGACCTCCACCCCAAGGCCAGTATGCTTATAATTACTCACCACAATCTAACCCGCAGTAA
- the LOC136342153 gene encoding uncharacterized protein translates to MALFSEAPDFNQLKCSLCAKYLSVPPIFICTNNLFVCGRCDIPKTQFFVRDLLFENTAVNLSFPCSSDGCLQKLKWGHVTEHELYCQYRDIKCCICKSSYKARDAMKHFQQKHPNNVFIDEDLMVTKTQTYGEECSAAFLVSTKSLKFMVSLELKSSITIKVVPLNKLNAPYYFNVNFDSENHTVRWKNQQIKYLTGDKWLDYKFDISHVKSTEHLKIKLVIYEHKKKKRNTKLERSDSSIEGAITLLLECPVCFESMKDKIEVCKKGHSVCVRCKAKLLRCPICRSEFDGTRNFSLEKVVKNLK, encoded by the exons ATG gcCTTATTTAGCGAAGCACCAGACTTTAACCAGCTTAAATGCTCTCTCTGCGCAAAGTACCTATCCGTTCCgcctatttttatttgcaccAACAATTTATTCGTCTGTGGAAGATGTGATATTCccaaaacacaattttttgttagagatttattatttgaaaacacGGCAGTGAATTTATCTTTCCCTTGCAGCAGTGATGGTTGTCTTCAAAAGCTGAAATGGGGGCACGTCACTGAACATGAACTATACTGCCAGTACCGAGACATTAAGTGTTGCATTTGCAAATCATCCTATAAAGCTAGGGATGcaatgaaacattttcaacaaaaacacCCAAACAACGTATTTATTGACGAGGATTTGATGGTTACAAAGACCCAGACTTACGGTGAAGAGTGTTCTGCGGCATTTTTAGTCTCGACCAAAAGCTTAAAATTCATGGTTTCCTTGGAATTAAAAAGCTCCATAACCATTAAAGTGGTTCCTCTAAATAAGCTTAATGCTCCCTATTACTTCAATGTGAATTTTGACTCGGAGAATCACACAGTGAGATGGAAGAATCAGCAAATAAAGTATTTAACGGGAGATAAATGGTTAGactataaatttgatatttctcaTGTAAAAAGCACTGAACACTTGAAAATTAAACTGGTCATTTATgagcacaaaaaaaaaaaacgtaatacAAAACTGGAACGTTCTGACAGCTCAATTGAAGGGGCGATAACTCTATTGCTTGAATGCCCAGTGTGCTTCGAAAGCATGAAAGATAAAATTGAAGTCTGCAAGAaaggacactctgtatgtgtTCGCTGTAAAGCAAAACTGCTCAGATGCCCTATATGTCGTAGCGAATTTGACGGAACAAGAAACTTCAGTTTAgagaaagtagtaaaaaatttaaagtaa
- the LOC136342151 gene encoding cAMP-dependent protein kinase catalytic subunit beta-like isoform X1, with protein sequence MLSFFKRTPTKTGHVETLEKLRKEFYDRWERNISSSSEGLRQFQRKKTLGAGSFGRVFLVQHNKTKQYFAMKVIDKIRIIKMKQVEHTLYEKKILESAKFPFLISLEYSFKDNSYIYLLMPFINGGEMFTHLRRNHKFDENLSKFYAAQVLLALEFLHYCDVIYRDLKPENILVDMKGYLKIADMGFCKIVKGRTWTLCGTPEYIAPEIILSKGYGKAVDWWSYGVLLFEMSAGHPPFTSGNPMKVYEKIISCKYKPPTSFTLELTDLIRNLLQIDLSRRFGNLRNGTADIKGHRWFHHTNFEGIYNRQVEPPFMPKIKGPADTSNFDDFPDTDLKISNHNLFQDQFEAF encoded by the exons ATGCTAAGCTTCTTTAAG AGAACCCCCACCAAGACTGGACATGTGGAAACCTTGGAGAAGCTACGCAAGGAGTTCTATGACCGGTGGGAGAGGAACATATCCTCCTCATCGGAGGGCCTGAGGCAGTTTCAAAGAAAGAAAACGCTGGGAGCTGGGTCTTTTGGGCGGGTG tttttagtGCAGCACAACAAGACAAAGCAGTACTTCGCCATGAAAGTGATCGACAAAATCCGGATCATAAAGATGAAGCAAGTGGAACACACCCTGTACGAGAAGAAAATCCTCGAATCGGCCAAATTTCCTTTTCTGATCTCGCTGGAGTATTCCTTCAAGGATAACAGCTATATTTACCTGCTCATGCCGTTCATTAACGGGGGGGAAATGTTCACTCACCTAAGAAG AAACCACAAATTCGACGAAAATCTGTCAAAGTTCTACGCAGCTCAAGTATTGTTAGCATTGGAATTTCTCCATTACTGTGACGTTATTTATAGAGACTTGAAGCCAGAGAATATTCTCGTTGACATGAAGGGGTATTTGAAGATTGCTGATATGGGATTCTGCAAG ATTGTAAAGGGTCGCACGTGGACCTTGTGCGGTACCCCCGAATACATCGCTCCAGAGATTATATTGAGCAAAGGCTACGGCAAGGCCGTTGACTGGTGGTCGTACGGGGTGCTGCTTTTCGAAATGTCAGCAGGGCATCCGCCCTTCACTTCCGGTAACCCCATGAAG GTCTACGAAAAAATAATCTCCTGCAAATATAAGCCGCCTACTTCGTTTACTCTCGAACTGACCGATTTGATAAGAAACCTGCTGCAAATCGATTTAAGTAGACGATTTGGTAATCTGCGCAACGGAACCGCGGACATCAAAGGGCACCGCTGGTTCCATCACACCAACTTCGAGGGGATATACAACAGGCAGGTGGAGCCCCCCTTCATGCCCAAGATCAAGGGCCCAGCGGACACTTCCAACTTCGACGACTTCCCAGATACCGACTTAAAGATCAGCAACCACAACTTGTTCCAGGATCAATTTGAAGCATTTTAG
- the LOC136342151 gene encoding cAMP-dependent protein kinase catalytic subunit alpha-like isoform X2 gives MKVIDKIRIIKMKQVEHTLYEKKILESAKFPFLISLEYSFKDNSYIYLLMPFINGGEMFTHLRRNHKFDENLSKFYAAQVLLALEFLHYCDVIYRDLKPENILVDMKGYLKIADMGFCKIVKGRTWTLCGTPEYIAPEIILSKGYGKAVDWWSYGVLLFEMSAGHPPFTSGNPMKVYEKIISCKYKPPTSFTLELTDLIRNLLQIDLSRRFGNLRNGTADIKGHRWFHHTNFEGIYNRQVEPPFMPKIKGPADTSNFDDFPDTDLKISNHNLFQDQFEAF, from the exons ATGAAAGTGATCGACAAAATCCGGATCATAAAGATGAAGCAAGTGGAACACACCCTGTACGAGAAGAAAATCCTCGAATCGGCCAAATTTCCTTTTCTGATCTCGCTGGAGTATTCCTTCAAGGATAACAGCTATATTTACCTGCTCATGCCGTTCATTAACGGGGGGGAAATGTTCACTCACCTAAGAAG AAACCACAAATTCGACGAAAATCTGTCAAAGTTCTACGCAGCTCAAGTATTGTTAGCATTGGAATTTCTCCATTACTGTGACGTTATTTATAGAGACTTGAAGCCAGAGAATATTCTCGTTGACATGAAGGGGTATTTGAAGATTGCTGATATGGGATTCTGCAAG ATTGTAAAGGGTCGCACGTGGACCTTGTGCGGTACCCCCGAATACATCGCTCCAGAGATTATATTGAGCAAAGGCTACGGCAAGGCCGTTGACTGGTGGTCGTACGGGGTGCTGCTTTTCGAAATGTCAGCAGGGCATCCGCCCTTCACTTCCGGTAACCCCATGAAG GTCTACGAAAAAATAATCTCCTGCAAATATAAGCCGCCTACTTCGTTTACTCTCGAACTGACCGATTTGATAAGAAACCTGCTGCAAATCGATTTAAGTAGACGATTTGGTAATCTGCGCAACGGAACCGCGGACATCAAAGGGCACCGCTGGTTCCATCACACCAACTTCGAGGGGATATACAACAGGCAGGTGGAGCCCCCCTTCATGCCCAAGATCAAGGGCCCAGCGGACACTTCCAACTTCGACGACTTCCCAGATACCGACTTAAAGATCAGCAACCACAACTTGTTCCAGGATCAATTTGAAGCATTTTAG